The region ccctgagGAACAGCTGGGAGAGGACACACAGCCTCTTATCTGTCCTATGTGCAGAAAGAAACTCCAGAGGAAGATGGGTAGGAATGGGGCACACAGGAgaaagggctgggagggagactGCTGATTATCCGTGCATTCCTGCACGTACAGACCACAGATGGACATATGTGACTGCAGCACCTGTTGGGAGAGTGAATATTCCCCACACCCagtgagaaagggagagagggcagcACAGAGCTCCGGGGCAGAGAGGAACCCGGAGGCTTTGTGGTTTATAACAAGAAACCCGTCTGGTCTTCCTCCCCTTCTCCGGTACAGAGCTCCTGACTGAGATGGCTGGAATTCTCAAAGTGAGAACAATTAAGTTGTCcttttatgctaatgaggtgacttttggaaagctcCAGGTAACCTAAGgatggggctggttgccagggaacCCAACCAGGTGATTCAAGGGCTGGACCTTTCAGTGCCACCCCCTGACcccccggggaggggaggggctggaggatgaCTCTATCACTCATGGCTAATGATTCCATCAATCGTGCCAGTGTATTGAAGCCTCCGTAAAAACCGAAGAGGAGGGGTTTGGAAAAGCTTCCAGGCCACTAGGCACCTGGAGGCACTCAGCTCCTTGCTGGCTCTCTCTAAAGCCTCATCCAAAAAAGCTCCATCTGCTGGGAAAGCCTGGAAGCCCCAGAATAAAAACCATTCATCTGCTCAGTAGAAAAATAAGCCTTGTGACCCTCCTTCCCCTGTTCTCGGAAGAGCCATTTGCCTGTCCCCAGGAGCACAGAGCGCACGGGGCACAGTATtagtgtcaactgaaataaatgcacagcctaatagttgagagttatgtttaatttggcagacatttctgaggactcgaaccccttcgagcccaggatgacagcctctcagatggctctggaggactgctctgaagagggaggggaggagccaggatatataggagctttacaacaaagaccaggtagttgggacattgaaagattacttgttaactaaagaaaaccaggcatctcaagtgaAAGAATTTAGCACTCTTCTAcctatgggaggaagcaaacaatTGGGCTCATTGACTTCAtgcctttgacaagcacctagctatctagggccagtgtcctgtcctttcttgtcctgagtcccctcagagggcaccattgtgagtggctgcagaggccgggctgcaggcttgtcttcactggggggggggggggggtggcagccgctgatgacttgatggcttcagcattctttgtttactgatatggtttgcagtatttttcatgcACAGTGGTAACCTGTCTCCAGAAAGGTTCAGGGGAGCACCCAAAACACAGCCCACCATCCGGAGGACGACTGCAGTCCTGCGACTCAAAGCCCTTCTCAGCCTCACCAAACGTCACTGTCCCTCCTCAACCTCACCAGCCGTCACTGTCCCTCCTCAACCAGGTTACGGAGCTTTGCTCTTCTCTGAATTTCTTTGATAATCTTTGACAGAGACTTGGGAAAACCATCCTGAATTGGTCagattaaattattttgttttcatttctactaAAGCCAAAGAAATTTCCTGATCAGGTAAGTATTTATAGAAGCACCAGATGAACTGATTTGTTATAGCAGATAAGCATCTTTGGAGCCAAGCATACTTTGacttaaatcccagctctgcctcttaaaGCCTGTGGAACTTCAGACAAGTCTCCTGGCTCTTCCACCTCAGTCCCTTAGATGCAAATTAGGGGAAACACCTCATATCTTTGACAAGAGGATTAAAATGAGGTACCATGCGCAGCATGTGGCAAAGTACCGGCTGGCACCTAACAGGAATTTAACAAATAGCAGAGCCTTCTTTCTCTCAGAGCCCttcaaaagtataaaaatgatatacttttatattttctgtcaAGGACAGTGATCAATATAAAAATCACACTTTACAGTTGCCCACGCTCCCTTTGCTTTTGCAAAGAGCATTCCCCAGCTGAGGCCACACTGGTCTGCCCCACAGTGCCATCAACTCTGGGGACTCAAGTCCCCAAGACCCGGCCAGAACCCGAAGTCCTCCGGCAAGGAATGAACCCCAGAGGTGAGAGACAGCATGACGAGGACTGAGATGTGGAGACCGCTCTGCGGACGGAGACTTGGCCACGCTTAGGCTCCACCTGGCATGAGGCCTCGGTCGGCCAACACCTCGGGCTGGGTGAGGACAGAGTCAGCAGAaggcaaaaaaaagaaacagtcccGTCCTCAGGTTGCTGGGGGCTCCAAAACAGGCTGAGAATACACGGATACTCTCTCCATGGTGGGACCATGATTCTTGGTGTCATTCTCTGAAACGCTCTGTTTGGCTGTCATTTTAGCCATTGTTTCGACCGACGGGAAGCAGCCTGGGGAGAGACGGGTGGCCCTTACACCGCTCTCCCTGGCAGAGAGGCGCGGGGGGCCGCCGTTCCGGGCTCACTCAGGTCCAGGCCTCAGTGGTCTAAAGGCATTTTTCAGACACACGTGGATAAAGCAGAGCACTGCCTCAAGGAATGTGAGCACTCCAGCGTTAAGTTAGAGAAGCACCTCCCATCGGGCACTGTTTCCCACAGAAGCTGGGAAGCGAACTAACAGCACCTCGCCAGGCGGCAAAGAGCACCAGGCGGGCCGGCTCCACTTTCGACTAAATGTCCCGCAGGTAACGTCGTTTCGCGCTTCACGTTTACCAACAcactgcttttttaaaagaaatggccAAAACTTTTAAAACACCCCTTCGAGTCTCCCATTATGATGCCTACTTTTACCTCGCCCCTCATGCCGGGTGCCAACGTGGGTAGTCTGTAGCTCCACCAAAGCGAAAGAGAACACCACACAGTGTTCCCAAATAATTTCTGTCCCCTGAAACACGCACGGGTGCTGCCTGAGTTAACGCAGCATCTACACCAAAGGAGCTCAGAGAGGAAGCGTGAGGGGCTGGCAGAGGCTGGGGTCCTGACCCACGGAGATCACCAGAGGCAGGATCACAGAATACTCGTGGGTGCTGACTGCCCAGCACACTGCAGGCCCAGAAAGGAGCTGAAGGTGCTCCCACACTGTGTCTTGGAGTAAAGGGCCAGACACGAAAGCAGGCGGGAGAGCAGCAGAGCGCTGTGCGCTGGTCAGAGCCAGGCACGGGCCGCGGGGCTCACCACCCTAAGGGCACGTTCACCAGAACTCCGTGGCGCACCGAGGTCAGCCAGCAGAGGGCATCGGGAGGTGTTAATGGCATGAGTTTCTTCCTTCTGTCATTTAGCGTCTTCTGTGAACAGGCCCTAAGCGGGAACAGCAGGGCATAGCACAGCAGGGCTCTGAGAAGTGCCCTGAGTCGGGAAGAGACGCACACGTTCGGGTTTTGCTGCAGTTTGGGTTGCGGTGCGGGCAATGTGTCTGGTTACTGCCAGATGTTGCTACCCCAGGGAATCTGGGGCAGGGACGTGGTGTGGCAGCTGGGGTGCTCCAATGCACACGCACCCAGCGCAAGGCCCTGGCAGTTACCTGACCTTCCAGGTGGGTACCTCCATTTTCAGATGGGACATCACAGCGCCTCCTCACGGGGTTATTAGAGAATTAAAAGAGTCAGCGTGTGCAGTGCGGTGCACCAGAAGCGCTCCCGCCAGGAATGCGGTTACACAGCCTGCAGACCCCACCTGCCAGGCAGGTCGCAGTTCCTGAACCCGAGGTAACACTCAGTGGCCTGCTGACCATGGCCTAGGGGCACCACTCCACTTCTACACAAAGCCCGTATGGACGGGCTTGTGGCCACTCACCAGAAGGCACATTGTCTGAAGCTGGGTCTCAGAACCACCTCGTCCTAAGCAGCGCCACCATTTCTCTCAACgcttctttttgtctttatcaaTCATACCATCAAACGCAGGATTGAAAATACCAAATCTGACCACACCTGGCGGACCTGGGTGTCGGACAGAAGTCCCCCTGGGTGGTACACACTgggcccaggccctcctccctGCACTTGCCCATGTCGTCCAGGGAAacagaacacagacacacacacagagacctgTCACAAGGAATCCCTGAGATGCACCGGACCTGCGGTCAGCGAGGCAGAGTCTGGGGAGCCAAGGGTGCAGTTCAGTCTGAGTGCCAGCAGCCTGGAGACTCAGGGAGTCCAGAGGCAGGAGGGGGCCAGAGCAGGAGGAGCCCTCACTCACAGGGCCACTTGCTCCATTCAGGCCCTGAACCTGGGGACGAGGCCTGCTTGCCCTGGGGAGGATGACCTGCTTTATGCTGCCCTGCCGGCTGATGCAAACGCTAATCTCATCAACACCCTCAGACACACCCAGGTCTGACCAAATACCTGGCACCAGGCCCAGTCAGCCGGCACAGAGCACACCATCACAGGCCCATGCTCCCCAGCAGGTATGAACGTTGCCACCACCCACACTCTCCTGGGCCTCAGCAGGTAGGACCACAGTGACCAGTCATCGCAGTTACCTGGCAGTGGGGGGTGCCTGGCTGCAGGACACCTCAGTCAGCCCCGGGGGACCCGTCAGCAGCTACACCTGCCACCCCACTCCCTTCCCAAATGCCTCCCTGCATAACTCAGCAACTTCCACCTTAAACCTTGAACTCTGATCCTAGCCCCTTGGAAGGAAATTAGTTCCTTTCCAGGACAACTTCAGTGTAAGACCAAGTGCTGTGCTGAGGGCCTGGGGCCCTTGGGCAAAGCTCCTCCAGCCCAGACACCCTCCCCCAGGGCCGCCTTGGGGGGTAGCCGGCCTCCCGCGCACTTTGGCCGGGGACTGAGCTCCACCTCCCGAGGGGAACAGTATAAAGCACGTGTGCTCGCACCGTGAAGACCGACAGCAGCAAAAGCAGATGGGATGGATTTCAGACCCCTGGAAACTGAATCAGGAAAACCCACGTGCACACCAGACACAGACCCTCACAGTCAGGAGCTGTGACCCTCTTCTGCTTGCGGAaaccacaccctctcctgccACAATTCAACTCCAACCAGGGACACCTTGAGAATCCTAGAAGTCTCCAGAAATACTGCTCCTGTGAGTTCTGCCtttgaaacagaagtaaaaacacATATTGCACAGTCAACTATGGGAAGGGCACCTCAACGCCTGTGCCTTTTCCACAGGCTGTAGGGTCAGTGACCCAGAAAGATAGGCCATGCCAGGGAAGGACCTAAGCGTCCCATCAAACCTCCGAGTGGAGGACCGTGGCCATGTGCGTCTCTCCCTGCTCTGACCCACCTCGCGTGCAGCTGGGTTCGTGAGAAGGGttaggagggaaaggggagagacaGAGGTAGTCTTTATCCCTGGGCTCAAAGCCCCACGAAAGGTGTTTTCAGGGAGCAGTTAAGACGAAGGTGCAGTAAACTGCTCACGTCAACGTCACACTGTTATGCTATAACCTCGGTGCTAGCGTGACTTGCTTTTATCCTGTGGtctgttttgcaactgaaatttcTACCTACACTTGTTTAGGTGGCCGTGTGGTTTCTGCCGCGGATCTTCAGCAAGAACGGCAACCAGAAGAAGATTCTGAGGAACCAACCAGGCTTTCTGTCCGGTCCCGGCAACACCCGCCTTCACCGTGAGCAATAATGCAGCAGGCCATCCATCTGTCCGGCAGCGCCAATGACACAGCAGGAAATCGTTCCGACTGTCCTCACGTGGTTCTGCCAGAAGAGCTATTTTTCACCATATCTGTCATCGGGGTCTTGGAGAATCTGATGGTCCTCCTGGCTGTGATCCGGAATAAGAACCTTCAGTCGCCCACGTACCTCTTCATCTGCAGCCTGGCCATGTCTGACATGCTGGGCAGCTTGTACAAAGTCCTGGAAAACGTCCTGATTGTGCTCAGAAACAGGGGGCACCTCGAGCCTCGGGGCCGCTTCGAGACCACAGCGGATGATGTGGTCGACTCCCTGTTCGTCCTCTCCCTGCTGGGCTCCATCTGCAGCCTGTGTGTGATCGCGGCAGACCGCTACCTCACCATCTTCCACGCCCTGCAGTACCCCCGCATCGTGACCCTGCGCCGTGCCGCCTTGGTCCTGGCGGTCATCTGGGCCTGCTGCACAGCCAGCGGCATCGCCATCGTGGCCTTCTTCCACCACGTGCCCACGGTGATCGCCTTCACGGCGCTGTTTCCTCTGATGCTGGCCGTCACCCTGTGCCTCTATGTGCACATGTTCCTGCTGGCCCGCTCCCACGCCAGGAGGACCACCACCCTCCCCAGGGCCAACATGAGAGGGGCCCTCACACTGACCGTCCTGCTTGGGGTCTTCATCGTCTGCTGGGCCCCCTTTGTCCTGCACGTCCTCCTGGTGACGTTCTGCCCTGCCGACCCCTACTGTGCCTGCTACATGTCCCTCTTCCAGGTGAACGGCATGCTAATCATGTGCAACGCCGTCATCGACCCCTTCATATACGCCTTCCGGAGCCCGGAGCTCAGGGACGCGTTCAAGAAGATGATTTTCTGCAGCAGGAGCCAGTAGCACGACGGCTCCTGATTTAGGAGCCGTGGGGAAAGTACTGTCAAGGGCCGGCCAACGTGTCCTTTCCCTCCCTGAACACGCCAGGGGCACCCACTGGCTGTGCTCCTAACAGCTCGGCCCACCAGGGCGGCCTGCTGTGGGCACGACCTCTATAGCCAGAGAGAGAGAACGATTACTAAAGAGGAGGGCAGAGCACACTACGCATGGGAGAGCGCGGGGCCACGGAGCACCTTGCTCTCCTGTAGAGTTCTAGCAAGCCTGTCACCGGGGCGGCCGTTCCGAAGTGCCGGGACGCACGCTACAGGGTCTTCGCAAGCCGTAAGGGCCAGTCAGCTGCTGCAGGGCAAGCAAGCACTGGTCACATTattcagaggaaagaaaaggccAATGGTCTCTTTCAGTTAAAGTTTGTACAAGTTTATCTGTTCCTAACGACTAAAGAAGAAGCAAACTCTGACCGTCAGTCCTTGCTGAGTTGGCAGGTAACTCACAGGGATGagcggtggggagggaggaggccaggtCTGTGGCAGCGCGTGGAGCTGCCCTGACCCACCACCCGCCGTGAGAGGTGGCCCTCAGAGAGAGAAGTCAGCCACAGACAGGACCGCCGGTCGTGATGGGCTGGGTACTaggtgtgtgtgtcggggggagGGTTAGTGCATCAGGAAACTCACGGGGAGACAGCTGCAGACGAGATGCACAGGGTGCCTCCTGGCCCCCTTCTGGCCTGCCTGCACTGATGGACGGACGGACCacgtttcctcctcctcctcctgcttctctggcTTTTCACCTTTGAGCCTCCAGCACAAAGGTGAAAAGAAGCAAAGACTGTGGGACCCTCATGCTTTTCTTAACTTTAACAGAAATGCCTTTTCCAAGTTCACCAATGGTTATTTCCTGAAAATTACCTTTCATCAAACTGAAAATACTCTTTTCCTGCCTAGTCTCCTAACAGCGTCTTTAACATCAGTCAGTGTTGAATTTGACTCAGTGCTTTTCCAGCACCTACTGGATCATCGGGTTTTCCTCCTCTAATTTATGAGTGTGGTACATCACAGTGACAGGGCTTTTATGTTGGGCTTTCTTTGCAAACTTCAAATAAAGATTGACATGTATTATATCAAATATTTGTCATATTTATAAAGCTAAACtatgttttttgacaaaatgcttattttgaatcataattttacatatttgaaaTTATCTATAATGATATATTTCATGAATGACCTTTAGTGAATTTTAAGAGAAACAGGAACTGtaccaaaaagtaaaaattcaaGATATGTAGGCCCATAAATATtccctttaaaataaaggaaaagaaattctacAGGGAATAATTAGTTGGCTACTCATTTACATCTGTTTAGTGATTTTCTAAAATCTATTGTGTGCAGATCCGTATTTGCTACACACTCAACAGTTTGTAGCTAGAAATGTTCACATTCCAGGTGCCACTCCCCTGCTGATGTTACAATATAATCGTTAAAGAAACAACAAGCAACTGTTACTTCTTTTGCCAACATGGTTGTGTATTTAAGATCTGTTATTTGCAAAGTGTCTGAGGAAATAATCCAGCTGCTGCCCTTTGCGACCCTGTGTACACACTTCTTTACCAACATAAGTGCAATTCGTATTGATGTCCTAGGTCAGACTTTGACCATGTCCCTCAGAACTCTGCCAAAACAGGCAGGAGGACCCACAAAGAAGACGTGCACCCAAAGAACAGCGAGtgtctcttgcttcctttaggttATTAACCAATGTACCTAATTTAATTCTTGAGGAAGTGTCATGTCAGTAGAAGCCATGAACTTTCAATCTGTTAAAATTCTCCATTTTATCCGCCGTACTatatccttttccattttctacaGGCTCTAGCAGTCTGGAGTTTACTGAACGAGACTGCAACATCACATAGATTTAACCGGGGCCTCCCAGCCCTTGCCAAGGAGTCTAAAACTTCTCTCCTGCTCCCTTATGACAGCCTGCCTCTGTGATGACATCCAACCAAGGAGACTTGGGACACAGTGAAAATTGTCCGAATgccaataaagaaaaatgttgatCAAATAAATTCATGATATACGTCTAGAAGTGGCAAGAACACCCTTTTACAAATAGGAGAAGTCCTGTCACGAGAGGTGGGAGAGTGATTCAGAATTCACATCTCTGAGCTCAGATTCCAGCGCCACGTGTACTATTTACGCAAACTTGGACAAGATACTTCCCCCAGTTACCTGGGGACCATATTACCCACCTCACAGAATGTTTGtgggaaataaaataagaaataatagcTTGGCACAGAGCTTGGAGCTCgctaaatgcttaataaatgttagtgtctattgttattactattacgATGCCAGTGCTGGAGGACAGGTGGGCAGAGCCTTCTGACCACAGTGCAGAAAACAATGCTGCTTAAGTTAGTGCTTCCTCTTTGATTCAAAACAGGCCTTTTTTGCCCACCTCCCTATTCTCTTACtctctagctttaaatatgcaaaaaattccaaattaaaaagCCACCTCTATTTATGATGACAATTGGCAAGAATTCAGGTCTAACAGTCACACTCTCGGCACCGTGACCAAACCCCTCCCACGTAAACATGGCAGAGGGAAACGTCTAATCCTAGGAGCTCTGAGTGCTTCCCAGGAAGGTATTGGCGTCCCCCTGAGTACTCCGCGGCTCCCCTTCCCTGCAGCTCCACAGCCACAGGGCATGTTGTATGGCTTCACTGGTTTCCAACCCTAAAAGTAGTCTCAGCAGGCACATTGATTTGTGTTCAAAAATTCAGGTGCTGGAGTCAGAAAGAGCTGGGTTCTCATCTGGGGGAAATGCTCAAGCTCTGCGAAGCCCTGGCTCTCATCATGAAACCGGGTTCATGACGTCACCTGTCTACGGGTGTTTTGTGCCTGCACAGCGATCTAGTGAGGACTCGATGAGATAACGCCTtcaaagcacttagcacaaaATACCACCCACTTGTTGATGAGTAGATGGTTAAATGACACCACAACGGTTATTCACTGTTATCATCTCTAACATTTCAGGTAATTAGACAGGGATCTGAGAGGTTAAGCAGCCAATTCTTAATCTTACGTTGTGACCAAATTTATTGCAGAGAACCTTCTGGAAAATCATAAGGAATACTTAAAACAAAGCCTTGGCTTCCACTTGAGGTTTGCTGGAGCAGGTTTCTAGAAACCAGTCCTCTAGCAGGTAAGTATAAACTCTGGACACAATTTTTAAATACCGCACGATCTGAAAAGTGAGCAAAAAGCAGGAAGGTTTTGGAGAGAAGTTGCCTCTGGAGAAAGGGGCAGACACAGGTGAGTCTCCAGGGACGGTAGTCTCAGTGCACTGCAGGGTGATTAAAATTCTCATGTAAAGCCCACTGCTGTTCTGCCTGAGGAACCAGGGCAACCACAGCTGCCAGAAGGTGAAAGGAGGTGTCCCAGAGGAGATAAGCCAGGAAAGAAGAGCCCCTAAATTTTGTGGATGAACACTGCCCAAGTCTGCCTAACCCCTGAAGCAGGCATGCAGAGGACGGACTCAATATAGCTTGCATACAAACAAGGCTTAAATAAATTGGCATTTGAACTGACAGCACTATAGGCGATAAAGGGTCTGCAAGTTAACCATATACTAAATAAAACAGTCAAAGTTCCTTAGAGGAATATAACAGAAATCAGAGTCTCTACAACATAATATTTACAATTTCTAGAATCAGATACAAAACTAGTCAATATGTGAACTGGGACAAGGCACCCTCACTCAAGGGAAAAAACAACCAGCAGACGCCAACCCAGAGAGGACACAGATGCTGTCAGCACCAACAAAGACATTACAACTGCTATTAGAACAGTGTTCGATGAGGTAAGGGGAAATGTATGTGCAGCGCATGAACAAAAAGATAGACAATATCACTAGGCAGACAGgcat is a window of Camelus bactrianus isolate YW-2024 breed Bactrian camel chromosome 24, ASM4877302v1, whole genome shotgun sequence DNA encoding:
- the MC2R gene encoding adrenocorticotropic hormone receptor, which encodes MQQAIHLSGSANDTAGNRSDCPHVVLPEELFFTISVIGVLENLMVLLAVIRNKNLQSPTYLFICSLAMSDMLGSLYKVLENVLIVLRNRGHLEPRGRFETTADDVVDSLFVLSLLGSICSLCVIAADRYLTIFHALQYPRIVTLRRAALVLAVIWACCTASGIAIVAFFHHVPTVIAFTALFPLMLAVTLCLYVHMFLLARSHARRTTTLPRANMRGALTLTVLLGVFIVCWAPFVLHVLLVTFCPADPYCACYMSLFQVNGMLIMCNAVIDPFIYAFRSPELRDAFKKMIFCSRSQ